The DNA region TGAAAAATCTTCAAGACTAATTGTAAATAAGGTTTACGATAATCTAGTAAACCCTATGTAAGGTTACTTTAGATAGATATTTTGTACTCAAACAATTCTTAAACACTCACGAGAGGCCACACTTGAAAATGAATCCAACCACCTATGATACTCATGAAAAAGCATCTAAATCAAGAGAGACAGTTCACTTCAATCAAAGTTAGAGTTGCATTGAAATCGTGTGAGGAAAACAATTTGTTGAGTGTTTGTTAAATACTTTAATTGAACCTTAAACCCTAGCTTCTACAACTTAAGACAGGTAATTTAGTTAGATTACCCTTGAGACTTTAAAGAAGAATCTAATTAAATTACATTTCACAACTTGTACAAACTAGAAATTTTTTTACAAGATGATTTACTAATCTATCGTAACTTAATACGTTAAATTAGGCTCTCTGAAGTACTCAATGAGCTTGTTTTCAAATAGTTTGCaagtatttttaatgtttttttattgattcttagatTTTAGTGTTAATGAtagtttttattgtattttaccTCTTTTGATACCTAAATTGGCAAAACTATGTCGTTGGGAGTCTAATGATTGGTTTGAGCTTATGTAGGGAGATGACTAAGCCAAATATCAAGGAAGAAGGGGTCTCGACACAAGTGTATGTGTATCGCTACACTGACCTTCCATCACCTCAAGGAAATGAACTTCATTGAAAAACCAACTTGGAGTAACCTGCCATTGAAGTCGCAACATTAAGTGTGTGGTGTCACGGCACCAACAAGGCTATGTTGTGACACCAAGTgcatgttggatctggtgccctaagtggaatatatacatttgtaaacttgtaatgttttcaaacagattggttaataaaacaattaatgaattacattaataaacTTTGTATAATTTCCTtatgtggtttttgcatgcaaagcaaaatagaaacaaatattagcttactggttgtctaatgtttaaactaatactaagagGTATTATGTGGTCAAATTGTAATAGGAAAGACAGCTTATATTGTATACGAACCTAAACATGtacttagtctaataaaaaatgagaaacCGATTGAAAGGCTAATATTTCGtcaatcaagtccaattggggaaatGCTTTGTCTTAGGCATTAGAGCGGAGGACTCCCAGAAGATAgggacatagatgtgactgactagactgacagtacatcggacTAGACCCAAAAAGAATAGATtatgaatccgtttatggattattcacttgtaACACTCATTGTTTGGCATACCTTAATCCCGAGTAGATAACAGACTATGTATGTGTggctcgtatactttgatgtaagtaaaagtcttagttcaaatagataacaaaccgaaagctggtgctttgggtatatgacttctacagtatgtagcgtcattcacaattgTTGAATTCATAGATCGacatatgggtaaatgatatgctctcattggcattacatggttgatgaaaagtaaaagtGGCCATAGGTTATTCGtctttgttgtaacacccctcacccgaccCGATCGTCGGGTCCTGGCTATGGAACGCTACAATTGTTGCCAGAGCAAATACAAGCAATTAACattcaaaaaaaacataaatcatcCAATCATAGTCAATTCAGTTCATAATCACCAAATACAACATTTCTCAAGTCTTATAcaatcatggattcaatataagttgtgattattttgatttaggttataagtggcatgttcTAAGAGCATTTAAGTTCTTTTGCTATAATGATGTTATTTAAACTTGGTTTAAGCATATTTGTGTATATATCTTTGGATTTGGCTTGTATATGtccatatatacatgtatgtctTTAGTTGTTTGGTATAAGATTCTTGGAAGTGTTTGAAATGTGGTAAAATTGAATGTGAATAGAGTGGATGAATTGTTATGTTTAGCATGTGTATAAGGCAAGgacttgatgtaacacccctaacccatatccatcgtcgGAACAGGTTTACGGAGCATTATTAAAGTTTACAGATGAAATACAACTAATTTAtatcatttaatatttatatcaaaaatcaatcatattcaatcataatgtccctcatatgggccctcgaggcccaatttatgCATCACAAACAAGTCAGGGCTAAACcggaaacttagagaatttttcgcgaaatttcaaTATTTTCCTGAGGTGAatgggacacacgcccatgtggccaggccgtgtggcttacacggctAAGAGACACGCCAGtatcttaggccatgtgggcattcaaaataaaGGCATACGGCCGTGTCCCAGTCCGTGTCCAATTTAGGTTGCTtagtgtgctaggccatgtgaccgaaaataatttacattaattaaatgcaGAGGCCACACGGtcgagtcacacacccgtgtgctagcccgtgtgccacacacggctgaTACACACTCCTGTCTTTACCCGTGTGAAACTACTTGAGCATTATGTTTcttaatttttaagatgcaggggacatacggccaaaccacacacccgtgcatatggccgtgtgtcacacatgactgagacacgccagtatggacgaaaataggtcattttctaagccacTCTTTTTACTCAATTTGCCTTCCACCTACAataatgtttaaaaacatttacaaGCTAGTTAATAACcctcaaatcaagccaaaactaAGTCTTGTACATGATATATCATGACATTTGTTTAGTCTTCCAACTTACTCAATTGATCATTTACTTACTTAAGCATGTTTATACCTAAAATACCAATCCAAGCACACTCACATACCAAGCATAATACTACCTCATGCATATAAACATCAAATataccatcactagccattccaatggctaattacaaccaaaGCATTTCATCATTTGGCTTaacttagcctatacatgctattgtACTAAAGGTAATTTTACTAGTTATACCAAAATAGGCTAaaggatagtgtgatcttgctTTGGCCCgtttccaacctttacgagcttctgagttactataaaacagaggaaatgaaataaagtaagcatttaatgcttagtaagttcgtataacgagaATTTGACTTACCATTTAATTTCATTAAGGTAAGCACACATAATATATCCAAAGTAAATTGACCAATAGCCTAAATACATATCCttatcaaacatgttagtcatgtatttcatagaGGTATCAGGGAACATATATTCGCTCATAACAACAGAattatcatataacatatacaaaccatttccatgtatttcagaTACTTTCGGGTAATAATCCATTCCAATTCCATATTATCTCAGTTCAAAACTTTGCTCGTTGAACCTTATAAAATCTAGATGGATACAATGgaagtacacttgaagtgtacaaatctgAAATTCGTCAATTTATACTTGGGGGTactcattagagcacataatcaggaagcactctctcgagccatgtAACTGGAAGCTTATCTGGGTTGTATAACGGGAaactcataagagccataatcagaaagctcatacgagccaataatgggtagctctgaagagccattaattaggaagctccggatagccatatatcgggaagttcaagtgaGTCATATCGAGAAGCTCAAGAGAGCCATTAATCAAGAAtttcacaaagagcctttaatcaggaagctcacgaagagccatatatcgggatgctcataagagttgTGGTCTATCTACAACACATGCACAATCACAACTAAtcaggatgctccgaagagctattaacaggaagctcgcaagaaccatataacaggaagcttgagagggccaaatatcaggatgctcatgaaagctaataacgggacgctcttttgagctatggtgtgtttgcaacatatgcaagaccacaaccaattcgggaaccctaTATCCATTGAAATTTCATCTATTTAAACGAAACTTAACATTTATCGGGTTTTTTCAgatatgtaatcaatttcatataaatagtaatttcacaattcacatatacaacattcaattcaaacatataaagatacacaatttagttacacgaacttaccttgacaaatgttcgtgtatttgaaatctactaatccgacattttttCTTTTCCACAATCTAACTTCGCATTTGagttatccggatctatacaattaaattttactcaatttaatacaattcataattgattcaatttaattcacaTCCTTGGCAAAATTACTAAtttgcccctatatttttaattaatgacgatttcgtctctaagctcggaaaatgaaattcatgaaatttaacccttatttcaagcctagccaaatttttcatataacaataacagtccatgcatttcaaaaaaatcaaaatttttccatgaattttacatctttacaatttagtccttaaatcacaatttcatgaaaatttcctttacaaaagttgtttatctatcaacaacctttcattttctactataaatttcaaaatttcagcacactcatccatggaaaatttttaatattttgataaatttgcaaattaatccccaaaatagctagatcaggttattacgatctcgaaaatataaaaattactaaaaacggaataagaatacttacccaattaagcttgcttgaattcttttctcttagctatggttttcatgaaaataatttggggaagatgatgaaataagattatattttgtcttttaattaattatcattttttattttttcactttccaatttagtcattttcttttcttaaatttccatggatgaatcatcataattatctactaacttctcttaatggtctatttaccttataaggacctcaaattttgaattccatagctatttaatccctctaactactaaaattcaacttttgtactttatacaaattggtcctttctaacaattaaatttataatcgataaattttttcttaccaaaatttttatatgtcatTTCTATCATACCAAagactataaaataatattaaaataattttttttgacttcggatttgtggtcccgaaaccactgttccgattttactgaaaacgggctattacacttGAGATCCTTGAATGTGAATTAGTTTGGTGTATGAAATGTAGTGCCAATgaaggcacattggttaggcacttaggttggatgttttggtatgtttcaagcatgttttgaatgtgttttgaaggcATGAAAATAGTTGATATTGATTTGACTTGATACCTAAGAAAGGGTTGAAAATTTGGCTTGTTTATGAAGTTTTTAGGCTACACATGGTCTGGGACACGAGTtgttacatggctgtgtgtcactcACAGTCTGTCCTCCTGGTCGTGTGGATGttaatttttaagtgcaggattTGTTTCATACAAGCATAGTGAGCCACGCGGCCTCTTGCCAAAATAGTTAACCAGTATATTAACCTAATAATACATAGCCTCACCACAACATCTTAGTTTTGGGAAGAGAGAACATCGATCAATTTATTACATTCTAACTAACACTTAATCTAACTCATCTGAATTTGCTCCAACAATATCTTAAGTTGACATACATGACTAtcaaaatacttaataaaatagtAACTTAATGCCCATGCTTAGCCTTTATCTATCTATAAAGATCGATCATCAAGGCTTTATGCACTTTCACAATGTCTTATATTTTATGTTGTAACGATATTAAAGATATTTTCAAACTTTAATTTTGGGATACCAACGATGTCTCATTATGTCCTCCTTGTAGAAGCAGTAATGGTTTATGTTGcttttatgataaataaaattcTCCAATTTGTTAGGAAGAAAGCTGTAAGTTGACGAGGTTTGACTTGGATTACATGATTTTGAGGACTTTCTTTTTTGGTATAATCTTCAATAATGTCTCTTTTATTCATGGGACGACATATTGACATGGATTCGTATGagttaacattttttttcttatacGAGTGTAGTATCatgatttttagtatttatttttttatataatacttaaaattattaataatttctcttcaatatttaaataagagaatgatatgtttcaacTATTCAAATCTATATCctcttaaattaataataatactaatatcaactgagttaaaactcaattcactcaaagttttatatttatgaacaaattactaataaaatctttatatttgggttttaaCATTGGTAAATGTTAAGGAAAAGAcaattattttagatttaaatttgaccatataaatttgttttaatttaaatttaaatggtATTTCACTTTTATGAATCatgcttaaatttattttaatttatgtttattctattttgtattgAATTTGTTCTAATGTTAATTAGTtctacatatattatttttaatttttattatatattcgtataattaaaattaaaagttttacctaaatatttttaaaagtttttaaaaatgaaagaaataatttatttaaataaaatattaaatggaGGATGGATCTGAAACGGCAATAATAAGATCCAAACATAGCGGTTCAGTAGGAACTGAAAACACGGTACAttttatttttacccaaaaataaaattaaaaagaaaaagaaaaagagagagcaGGCTCATCAGTCATGCCGACCACGTTCCAAAACATcagaaattttgaaataaagaacAAGGAACACGTGTCGAATTCACATAGCAAGTAGGGTTTGGATCTACAAGCCCACGACGCAAAGCAAGTCGGTTGGGGAAATATACTGATAGGTCAGTGGTACTATTTGGTCCGCTGATATTTCTAAagatttttatatagtttttttaatgCCTATTGTTACACTTTAAAAGGGGTGCTAATTCCGATGTTATTTCTCGCGGGAGGCACCGCTTTTTCTGATTTTTATTATACaatttctcatttcttttctttttaaaaattttatatataatcaatGCGAGTTGGACTAAAGAGTGTAACGAGATTGTTGccatgttttcttttttttttcttctatccAGTGTCaatgaattttaatatttgagataagatttacttaataaattaattttattaaataaaaaaattttgaaattttgaaatttttaagttttagtatgcatttttttaaagtttattttggtttaaatatgtatatatattatcaattaatATGAGTTTAAGCGTgtaaaaacatattaatcttcttatgagtaattttaagtatttatataaaaaatatataaataattaaatttataattgtacttaaaaaataattaaactttaatttaaaaatgaaacataaatcagtttcaaacaaaattttgaaaaatgaaaatgagctCAAACCTTTCTactatttctcactttttcttttcagaaGCCTTTTACTATTTAAGTACACCctacttcttctttttctttcaataaaattattttttattttcaattcttaGCTGTATTGTTGCCACGTTCCCCTACGacttttcttatttaatttaccttaatttactttattttaattccaattttCGTGATTCTCTCGTCTCttccctcttttcttttttttccttcctaaTTTCTCTTTCTCCTTCTCATCTATAAAGCACACCGGACCTTTCCTCCGCTATCCTTCTTTTTTCTCTCGCCTAACtttacttcattttctttctctgtttaTATTTTACTACCTACTCCAACAGTTTCTCAACGCAGCTGTACAGTTAGAAACAAAGGTATTATACTTTCTCTCCATTACCTCTTCGCCTCTGCCTTCTTTCTTTCCCCCTCAATTTTTCATCGTTTCAAACAAGGTCTTCTCAAGATTTCCTTTATTTCTTCCTCGATCTGAATCATTTCCTTACGAAACCTAATTTTGGGAATTTAAgcttattttttttccttataatTAACATCTTTAAGCTCCGTTTGTTTTTTTCCGGCTCCGAATTgcaattagatctatttattttaatatttaatttgttttgctCCTGTAGATCTACGGATCTAGAACTGATTTTATCATTATTGTAGGAATTTAATGTTAGAAATACACCGGAAGAAGGCTACGGTTGAATTTTGGTTTCTGTTCAATTAAGTTTCTGTTTTATGTTAAATAGGGATATTAAttgttaataatataaaaaaaacgtCAAAGGGGAAAAGATGAAGCAGCGTGCCATCCAACAGAACGCTATTGGAAGCAGCTGTGAGGAGTTGCAGAGCTCTATTTCGGTTTCAGTTATGGTTACGGATCGGAGAGAGACTATGGTCTGCCCAAAACCACGTCGTTTGGGTCTCTTAAACGCCTCTTTCAACGACCAGCCAGTTCGGTCCCTCAGATGGCAACTTAGGTAATTTTCCCTTATTCCCTTCAACTTTTAACCTTCTCTctctcaaaaataaataaataaacaaattacagCAGAGATAGAGTActaacaaatatttttaatgtttttcagcCATCAAACTGAGCTTTGTGATTCGAAAGCAGGGAGTGATATTTTGGATATGATTCTTACAAAGGTATGCCCATGCTTCTTTCtccttgtttatttttaaaaataatctacaCGTATTTAGGTGTTTATTTCTAGTTGTCTTATTCTAAGGAACAATAAattatcataaattataaaataaaaaaaaatcttagctTTGGGGCAATGGCGGAGTCTCGATGCCAGAAATGTCTTTTGCAAAGGGGGGGGGgaccatttaaaattttaaccgttaGTTTAGTGAGCCAACTAAAGAGTTTCTAGAAGAACATAGTTCTGGTTTTCCAAAGTGTTGATCTACGAGAAGATCCGTTAATCTGTTGTATACGGTTtctcataaaaaaaaaattatctgatGAATTTGGAATTTGGCAGGGTGGTTGTAGAGCAGAACAAGTAGCGTCGTCGCCCCCATTTTTTTGTGGGTCGCCGCCGAGTAGAGTAGCTAACCCATTAATACAGGATGCTCGATTTGGGGATGAGAAGATGGTCAACC from Gossypium hirsutum isolate 1008001.06 chromosome A04, Gossypium_hirsutum_v2.1, whole genome shotgun sequence includes:
- the LOC121228187 gene encoding uncharacterized protein, producing the protein MKQRAIQQNAIGSSCEELQSSISVSVMVTDRRETMVCPKPRRLGLLNASFNDQPVRSLRWQLSHQTELCDSKAGSDILDMILTKGGCRAEQVASSPPFFCGSPPSRVANPLIQDARFGDEKMVNPPSPNPPPPSSPSSSSRKGGCIRANFGNKPAVRVEGFDCFALA